ATCACAGTACCTCCTTTATACCCTGAAAATACATTCAACAGCAGCTATTTTGTATTCCACGAAAACGGATCACTCGGCTCCATAGTTCCGGCCATGATCGGAGTGACCTCACCTATTTCCGGATTGGTGGGCTGATCTACCTGAAACAAAAATCCGGTCTTTCCGTATCTGCCGAGTTTATCTTGATCATAACGATCACTGTCCATGCAGATGTTGACGGCTTTCAGCGCAACCGTCAGTTCGCAGCTGCCCTCGATAAGCTCATGTTCCCATAAAAATTCACATTCGATATTTAAAAAACACTCTTTGATTCGCGGCGCGTTTACTTTTGAGGCCTTTTCCGCCGTCAGACCGGAAGCAGTGATCTCGTCTGCTTCATATTGATTGTTCCCGATGGTTTTGATACAGCGATCATAGATATCGAAAGAAGGAAAATTCAACACACAGACGCCGGTCTCTTTCAATGATCCGTACATATGCCCGTTTTTTGAGACCCTGCTCATGATACAGATAAAATCATTCACACCACCTCCGATAAAACTCGACCAGGACTGCAGGCAGGCATTTTCCTTTCCGTTCGGTTTCCAGCCCGTGACAACGAACACCAGTGAAGGCATGGCTGTCACAAAATCATACCATGAGATATTGCCGCAGGCCCTTAAATATTGATCAGTGAATTTTTCGGGTCTTTCTGAAATAGAGATTTCCTTTTTCATAATTATGTGTGCTCCTCTTTTTCGGATTTTTGTCTTTTTTATTCTATCGCATGAAACACGACCATAGTGTGTCGTGTTTCATGTCGCAATTTTTCCATCTGCTCATTTGCCTTTGAACAAAACAAACAAAATTTCTGCCCCAAAATTCACCGTAACAATATTGTGATTATATATGATTTCATCCCTTTCCACAAGATGTGAGTTTAAATTGGTTTTTGTAAAGAACATTTAAGACTGTTCCCCGCTCTGTTTGTCTTAAAATGCATGAAATTTTTGTCGAAAAGCACTTGACAGATCGGGATAATTATTGTATAATCCGGATGTAAAGTTTATGTGCTTTACACAAATCCCACAGGAGGCGATGACGTGCAAAAGAATCTGGAGATCTCTTTGCTGCTGGATTTTTACGGCGATCTGTTAACCGAAAAACAGCGCGAAGTCACCGAGATGTATTATAACGACGATATGTCTCTTTCTGAAATCGCCGAAATTGTGGGGATCACCCGTCAGGGTGTTCGAGACGCGATCAAGCGTTCCGAACAAGTCATGACGGAGTTTGAAGATAAAGTCGGTTTCTGCGCAAAATATCTGCAGATGCACGAAGGGCTCGATACCATCATCCGTATCTCCCGCAGCATCGCTGCGCAAAACAGAGGATATTCCTATTCGAAAATCACCGACGACGGGATCAGGGAAATCATCTCGGTCTCGCAAAAACTTCTGGATTAGGAGCTTTTTTCGAAATGGCATTCGAAGGTCTCAGCGAAAAACTCAGCGGCATTTTCAAAGCGCTTAAAAACCGCGGGAAACTTTCCGAGAGCGATATTAAAGACGTCATGCGGCAGGTGCGGATCGCACTGCTCGAAGCCGACGTCAACTTTAAAGTCGCAAAGGAATTTGTGGCAAAGATCGGTGAAAAGTGCCTTGGTGCTGAAGTGCTCCAAAGCCTGACCCCTGCTCAACAGGTTATCAAGATTGTCAATGCGGAATTGACCGAGCTGATGGGCAGCACCAATACCCGCATCAACTTCGCTTCAACACCCCCGACGGTCATCATGATGTGCGGTTTGCAGGGCTGCGGCAAAACCACCCACTGCGCCAAACTCGGTTATCTGCTGAAGTCTCAGGGAAAACGCCCACTGCTCGTCGCCTGCGATATCTACCGCCCCGCAGCCATCGACCAGCTTGTCACTATCGGAAAAAAGGCCGATCTGCCCGTGTTTGAACTGGGTCAGACCGATCCCGTAAAAATCGCAAAAGAAGCGGTTAAACACGCTAAGGATCACGGAAACGACGTTGTAATACTCGACACCGCAGGCCGTCTGCATATCGACGAAACCATGATGGACGAACTGAAAAACGTCAAATCCACTGTCAAACCCAATGAGATTTTACTCGTGGTAGACGCGATGACCGGTCAGGATGCCGTCAATGTCGCGGAGAGCTTCAACGCCGCGCTCGGTATCGATGGCGTGATTGTGACCAAAATGGACTCCGACACCCGCGGCGGCGCCGCTTTGACGGTCAAAGCCGTCACCGGAAAACCGGTCAAATTCATCGGCGTGGGCGAAAAGATCGACCAGCTTGAGACCTTCCATCCCGACCGCATGGCCAGCCGGATTTTAGGCA
The sequence above is a segment of the Oscillospiraceae bacterium genome. Coding sequences within it:
- the ffh gene encoding signal recognition particle protein; amino-acid sequence: MAFEGLSEKLSGIFKALKNRGKLSESDIKDVMRQVRIALLEADVNFKVAKEFVAKIGEKCLGAEVLQSLTPAQQVIKIVNAELTELMGSTNTRINFASTPPTVIMMCGLQGCGKTTHCAKLGYLLKSQGKRPLLVACDIYRPAAIDQLVTIGKKADLPVFELGQTDPVKIAKEAVKHAKDHGNDVVILDTAGRLHIDETMMDELKNVKSTVKPNEILLVVDAMTGQDAVNVAESFNAALGIDGVIVTKMDSDTRGGAALTVKAVTGKPVKFIGVGEKIDQLETFHPDRMASRILGMGDVLTLIEKAEAQFDEAEAEKTLKKLKSKKFDFNDLRDQFSRMNKMGNLADIIGMIPGAGKIKEEDIDMKRFAKIDAMISSMTPAERSDPNLISPPRKRRIAAGSGTKVEDVNRLLKQMDQIRGMMKQFGKKGGKRYPGMGF
- a CDS encoding flavin reductase, which codes for MKKEISISERPEKFTDQYLRACGNISWYDFVTAMPSLVFVVTGWKPNGKENACLQSWSSFIGGGVNDFICIMSRVSKNGHMYGSLKETGVCVLNFPSFDIYDRCIKTIGNNQYEADEITASGLTAEKASKVNAPRIKECFLNIECEFLWEHELIEGSCELTVALKAVNICMDSDRYDQDKLGRYGKTGFLFQVDQPTNPEIGEVTPIMAGTMEPSDPFSWNTK
- a CDS encoding YlxM family DNA-binding protein; the encoded protein is MQKNLEISLLLDFYGDLLTEKQREVTEMYYNDDMSLSEIAEIVGITRQGVRDAIKRSEQVMTEFEDKVGFCAKYLQMHEGLDTIIRISRSIAAQNRGYSYSKITDDGIREIISVSQKLLD